From the genome of Edaphobacter dinghuensis, one region includes:
- a CDS encoding Nramp family divalent metal transporter, whose protein sequence is MTSWRRWRTSLILFLAVLGPGFITANVDNDAGGILTYSQSGAQFGYTLLWTMIPITLALIIVQEMCARMGVVTGKGLSDLIREEFGLRMTFLMLVLLVVVNFGNVIAEFSGIAGSMQLFHISKYVSVPACAFLVWILVIKGDYKSVEKVFLIASVFYIAYIAAGVLSGPDWHLALVETVKLPTRGVWHDKLYVYMTVGIIGTTISPWMQFYLQSTIVEKGINVRQYKASRLDVIVGSFFTDLVAWFIVVACAATLFAHGIRNIVDPADAAGAMKPLAGQYAFILFAAGLFNASLFAASILPLSTAYTVCEGLGLESGLDKSFKDARFFYGFYTLLLAGGAAIVLIPNFPLVKFSILSQVLNGVLLPIVLIFMLRLINKHELMGTYTNSRWFNAMAWLTTVIVIVLSGVMVWNGFHS, encoded by the coding sequence ATGACATCCTGGCGCAGATGGAGAACGAGCCTCATCCTCTTTTTGGCTGTGCTCGGTCCGGGCTTCATCACCGCGAACGTCGATAACGATGCGGGCGGCATTCTCACCTATTCGCAGTCAGGCGCGCAGTTCGGCTACACGCTGCTGTGGACGATGATTCCGATTACGCTTGCGCTAATCATCGTGCAGGAGATGTGCGCGCGCATGGGCGTGGTGACGGGCAAGGGACTCAGCGACCTGATCCGCGAAGAGTTCGGCCTGCGCATGACCTTCCTGATGCTGGTCCTGCTGGTTGTAGTCAACTTCGGCAATGTGATCGCGGAGTTCTCCGGCATTGCGGGCAGCATGCAGCTCTTCCATATCAGCAAGTACGTCAGCGTTCCGGCGTGTGCTTTTCTGGTTTGGATTCTTGTGATCAAAGGCGACTACAAGAGCGTCGAAAAAGTCTTTCTCATCGCCAGCGTCTTCTACATCGCGTATATTGCGGCCGGTGTTCTCAGCGGCCCGGACTGGCATCTCGCGCTGGTTGAGACGGTGAAGCTGCCCACTCGCGGCGTATGGCACGACAAGCTGTATGTCTACATGACGGTCGGCATTATCGGCACCACGATCAGTCCATGGATGCAGTTCTATTTGCAGTCCACGATTGTTGAGAAGGGAATCAATGTACGCCAGTACAAGGCCTCGCGGCTGGACGTGATCGTTGGCTCCTTCTTTACCGACCTTGTGGCGTGGTTCATCGTCGTGGCCTGCGCGGCGACTTTGTTCGCGCATGGTATCCGCAATATCGTCGATCCTGCCGATGCTGCTGGAGCGATGAAGCCGCTGGCCGGCCAGTATGCGTTTATCCTGTTTGCCGCGGGGCTCTTCAACGCATCGTTGTTTGCGGCGTCGATCCTTCCGCTTTCGACTGCTTATACGGTGTGCGAAGGGCTTGGGCTGGAGAGTGGGCTGGATAAGAGCTTCAAGGATGCTCGTTTCTTTTATGGGTTCTACACGCTGCTACTGGCGGGCGGCGCAGCCATTGTCCTGATACCGAACTTTCCATTGGTTAAATTCAGCATTCTGTCGCAGGTACTGAACGGCGTTCTGCTGCCCATTGTGCTGATCTTCATGCTGCGGCTGATCAACAAGCATGAGCTGATGGGAACGTATACAAACAGCCGCTGGTTCAATGCCATGGCGTGGCTTACTACCGTCATCGTGATTGTGCTGTCCGGGGTGATGGTCTGGAACGGCTTTCACTCGTAA
- a CDS encoding CgeB family protein, with translation MKILYAAGLSPNDTSLYRLWALNRLGHEVIPINTYDYQYANDFARKVFFRLATGPMVTKLNRDLLKIAAAEKPDLLWTDKLLSMRPKTLDRIRAMGIASVSYMIDNPFGPRQDPGWRLYMKDIPHYDLHVVQRDKNILDYRERGARDVIKIQTAYEPTVQYPPPDDWSDANRNREVSFVGTPYDNRAETLDRLSKLNEFQVVISGNDRQWRRALGEEPFHRLYREGELYRQQYREAIWRSKINLSFITHSNLDEFVHKSFEIAGCGGFLLAERSEGHLQRFREDEEAVFFSSYDELLEKIRRYLPDEAARQRIAAAGQRRALRDGYHNDRQMELIVERAQGVVNRLRTNRA, from the coding sequence ATGAAGATTCTCTATGCCGCCGGCCTGAGCCCAAACGATACCTCGCTCTATCGCCTCTGGGCGCTGAATCGGCTGGGTCACGAAGTCATTCCGATTAATACCTATGACTACCAGTACGCCAATGATTTTGCGCGCAAGGTGTTTTTTCGCCTTGCCACCGGGCCGATGGTGACTAAGCTGAACCGCGATCTGCTGAAGATCGCTGCCGCAGAAAAGCCCGACCTGCTATGGACGGACAAGCTGCTCTCGATGCGCCCCAAAACGCTCGACCGCATCCGTGCGATGGGCATTGCATCGGTCAGCTATATGATCGACAACCCCTTTGGGCCGCGGCAGGACCCCGGCTGGCGGCTCTACATGAAGGACATTCCGCACTATGACCTGCATGTGGTGCAGCGGGATAAAAACATCCTCGACTACCGCGAGCGCGGTGCGCGTGACGTCATCAAGATTCAGACTGCATATGAGCCTACGGTTCAGTATCCGCCGCCTGACGACTGGTCGGATGCGAACCGCAACCGCGAGGTCTCGTTTGTCGGAACGCCGTACGACAACCGTGCCGAGACGCTCGACCGGTTATCGAAGCTGAACGAGTTTCAGGTGGTGATCTCGGGCAACGATCGGCAATGGAGGCGGGCGCTGGGCGAGGAACCGTTCCATCGCCTCTACCGCGAGGGCGAGCTCTACCGGCAGCAGTACCGCGAGGCCATCTGGCGCTCGAAGATCAATCTCAGCTTTATTACGCACTCGAACCTGGACGAGTTCGTGCACAAGAGCTTCGAGATCGCAGGGTGCGGCGGCTTTCTGCTGGCCGAGAGGTCGGAGGGGCACCTGCAACGCTTCCGTGAAGACGAGGAGGCGGTCTTTTTCTCGTCGTACGATGAGCTGCTGGAGAAGATTCGCCGCTATCTGCCGGACGAAGCTGCTCGGCAGCGGATCGCCGCAGCGGGGCAGAGACGTGCGTTGCGCGATGGCTACCATAACGATCGCCAGATGGAGCTGATTGTCGAGCGCGCACAGGGCGTTGTTAATCGTTTGCGTACTAATCGAGCCTGA